The Clostridia bacterium genome has a window encoding:
- a CDS encoding AAA family ATPase yields the protein VFGGGGGAFVNKTPAGAPAAPGGAALQGRAYVVPDDVKSVAAPVLAHRIALGAEARMRRQDATSVIQAVLDEEPVPVEGA from the coding sequence TGTCTTTGGGGGTGGGGGGGGGGCTTTTGTTAATAAGACACCGGCCGGGGCCCCGGCCGCCCCGGGGGGGGCGGCGCTGCAGGGCCGCGCGTACGTCGTGCCGGACGACGTGAAATCGGTGGCGGCGCCGGTCCTCGCCCACCGCATCGCGCTCGGCGCCGAGGCGCGCATGCGCCGTCAGGACGCGACATCCGTGATCCAGGCCGTCCTGGACGAGGAGCCGGTGCCGGTGGAGGGCGCGTGA